One Gemmatimonadota bacterium DNA window includes the following coding sequences:
- a CDS encoding M48 family metalloprotease, whose amino-acid sequence MRIEPSFVPTALLGLSLGLAAAGCATNPATGDTQLSLISEEQEIQMGQQAAQQVETSIGLVEDPELQEYVSRIGQSLAAESERPDLPWSFQVVDDPGVNAFALPGGFIYVTRGILATFMSEAELAAVLGHEIGHVTARHSVNQLSQQQVLGGLAGLGAAVFDLGSTTQGLLGTGLNLLFLKYSRDDEREADELGLRYMTRERYAPREMLDVFRTLQRVGESAGGSGTPGWLSTHPAPADRLERIAERIDQDTVDLADPVVERAAYLQQVDGLVYGQDPRNGFFRDQVFLHPELAFRLQFPQGWQTRNLPQAVVGSSPDQQAALQLTLVEGSSASAAVQAFGGQDGVRLGQASTTRIDGLPAAVGGFEADAEQGTLRGLVAAIEYEGRVYQILGYTGASAFASWEGTFRETMGSFGAVRDASTLDVEPRRLDLVRIGTALDLQAFARQHSPGADVETLSLINGVPADGTLEPGTWKRIVGDARFGN is encoded by the coding sequence ATGCGCATCGAGCCTTCCTTCGTCCCGACCGCGCTGCTCGGCCTGTCGCTCGGCCTCGCGGCCGCCGGCTGCGCCACCAATCCCGCGACAGGCGACACGCAGCTCTCCCTCATCTCCGAGGAGCAGGAGATCCAGATGGGGCAGCAGGCCGCCCAACAGGTGGAGACATCCATTGGGCTGGTGGAGGATCCGGAGCTGCAGGAGTACGTCTCCCGGATCGGGCAGTCCCTCGCGGCCGAGTCGGAACGGCCCGACCTGCCGTGGAGCTTCCAGGTGGTGGACGATCCAGGCGTCAACGCCTTCGCGCTCCCGGGTGGCTTCATCTACGTCACGCGCGGGATCCTGGCGACCTTCATGTCCGAAGCGGAGCTGGCGGCCGTCCTCGGACACGAGATCGGGCACGTGACCGCGCGCCACAGCGTCAATCAGTTGAGCCAACAACAGGTGCTCGGGGGGCTGGCCGGGCTCGGCGCCGCCGTCTTCGATCTCGGCTCCACCACGCAGGGACTCCTGGGAACCGGTTTGAACCTGCTGTTCCTCAAGTACAGCCGGGACGACGAGCGGGAGGCCGACGAGTTGGGACTGCGCTACATGACGCGCGAGCGCTACGCTCCGCGCGAGATGCTGGATGTGTTCCGCACGCTCCAGCGTGTGGGTGAGAGCGCGGGAGGATCCGGAACACCCGGGTGGCTGTCCACCCACCCCGCGCCCGCGGACCGGCTGGAGCGGATCGCCGAGCGCATCGACCAGGACACGGTGGACCTCGCCGATCCGGTGGTGGAGCGCGCAGCCTACCTGCAGCAGGTGGACGGTCTCGTCTACGGGCAGGACCCGCGCAACGGCTTCTTCCGCGATCAGGTCTTCCTGCACCCCGAGCTGGCGTTCCGGCTCCAGTTCCCACAGGGCTGGCAGACGCGCAACCTGCCGCAGGCCGTCGTGGGCTCCAGCCCGGATCAGCAGGCGGCGCTGCAGCTGACGCTGGTGGAGGGCTCCTCCGCCTCCGCGGCCGTGCAGGCGTTCGGTGGGCAGGACGGCGTTCGCCTGGGCCAGGCCTCCACCACCCGCATCGACGGCCTCCCGGCGGCGGTCGGCGGCTTCGAGGCCGACGCGGAGCAGGGCACGCTCCGGGGCCTCGTCGCCGCCATCGAGTACGAGGGTCGGGTCTACCAGATCCTCGGATACACGGGCGCTTCGGCCTTCGCGAGCTGGGAAGGGACGTTCCGCGAGACGATGGGGAGCTTCGGTGCGGTACGCGACGCCTCCACCCTGGACGTCGAGCCTCGTCGCCTGGACCTGGTCCGGATCGGCACGGCGCTGGATCTCCAGGCCTTTGCCCGTCAGCACAGCCCGGGCGCCGACGTGGAGACGCTCTCGCTCATCAACGGGGTTCCCGCGGACGGCACGCTGGAACCCGGTACCTGGAAGCGGATCGTGGGCGACGCGCGCTTCGGCAACTGA
- the modA gene encoding molybdate ABC transporter substrate-binding protein, whose product MSGRALFVAALLLAAAGCGPGAEGPRRTLVVFAASSLTEAFSDLEHRFEAAHPGVDVVPSFAGSQVLRLQIEQGAPADVYASADPAHMEALAAAGLVHEARTFARNRLVVVVPVANPAGIERFEALPRARRLVVGTAEVPVGRYTRALLEDAAVRFGRAFADSVRAAVVSEETNVRLVLAKVVLGEADAAFVYATDAAASGAVRIVPVPEGLGPRAEYRIATVTGSAQPDLARAFRALLDSDEGRRVLSAHGFEPR is encoded by the coding sequence GTGAGCGGCCGGGCGCTGTTCGTGGCGGCGCTGCTGCTGGCGGCAGCCGGCTGCGGTCCCGGGGCCGAGGGGCCGCGGCGCACGCTCGTGGTCTTCGCGGCCTCCTCGCTCACCGAGGCGTTCAGCGATCTCGAGCACCGCTTCGAGGCTGCGCACCCCGGGGTGGACGTCGTGCCGAGCTTCGCCGGCAGCCAGGTCCTGCGCCTCCAGATCGAGCAGGGCGCTCCGGCGGATGTCTATGCGTCCGCGGATCCGGCCCACATGGAGGCCCTCGCGGCCGCGGGGCTCGTCCACGAGGCGCGCACCTTCGCGCGCAACCGGCTGGTCGTGGTCGTGCCCGTGGCGAATCCCGCGGGCATCGAGCGCTTCGAGGCGCTGCCGCGGGCGCGGAGGCTCGTCGTGGGCACGGCCGAGGTCCCGGTGGGGCGCTACACGCGCGCGCTCCTGGAGGACGCGGCGGTGCGCTTCGGGCGTGCGTTCGCCGACTCCGTGCGCGCGGCGGTGGTCTCGGAGGAGACGAACGTGCGTCTGGTGCTGGCGAAGGTGGTGCTGGGCGAGGCCGACGCCGCCTTCGTCTACGCCACGGACGCCGCTGCGTCCGGCGCGGTGCGCATCGTGCCCGTGCCCGAGGGGCTGGGTCCGCGGGCGGAGTACCGCATCGCGACGGTGACCGGAAGCGCCCAGCCCGACCTCGCCCGCGCCTTCCGCGCGCTGCTGGACTCCGACGAGGGCCGGCGCGTCCTGTCCGCCCACGGATTCGAGCCCCGGTGA
- a CDS encoding SCO family protein produces MRTPARSLSLLALVALGCGAPEGDPLPRLLDSLGGEVFVQPYRLPSVQMADQHGRPFDLRTEARGHITFLYFGYVHCPDICPITMATLARALERLEPAEREQVRTVFVGMDPPRDTPEVLAPWLANLDPSFVGLSPTFEELDAILAQLGFRRPPQEYPEEGPYEVAHPGLLFVFTPDRLGRYGYPPDALDADVIATGVRALLNLEWRSRTGVDVQGAAAADPLGQAQVSVYATLVNGGTVADTLLGLSAPGARAGSLHEMVHEGGVMRMQAVPSLVIPAGGRLTLAPGALHGMLEGVSAPPIAGDTLDVSFRLARAGEVVVRVPVLHPADVARGRSEDGQGPHGGH; encoded by the coding sequence ATGCGTACTCCGGCCCGCTCCCTGTCCCTGCTCGCGCTCGTGGCCCTCGGCTGCGGTGCGCCCGAGGGCGACCCGCTCCCCCGCCTCCTCGACTCGCTGGGAGGCGAGGTGTTCGTGCAGCCCTACCGGCTTCCCAGCGTCCAGATGGCCGACCAGCACGGCCGTCCCTTCGATCTCCGGACCGAAGCGCGGGGCCACATCACCTTCCTGTACTTCGGCTACGTCCACTGCCCGGACATCTGCCCCATCACCATGGCGACGCTGGCCCGGGCGCTCGAGCGCCTGGAGCCCGCGGAGCGGGAGCAGGTGCGCACCGTCTTCGTGGGCATGGACCCACCGCGCGACACGCCGGAGGTGCTGGCGCCCTGGCTGGCCAACCTGGACCCGAGCTTCGTGGGGCTGAGCCCCACGTTCGAGGAGCTGGACGCCATCCTCGCGCAGCTCGGTTTCCGCCGCCCCCCGCAGGAGTACCCGGAGGAGGGGCCCTACGAGGTCGCGCACCCGGGCCTGCTGTTCGTCTTCACGCCCGACCGCCTGGGACGCTACGGCTACCCCCCCGACGCGCTCGATGCCGACGTGATCGCCACCGGCGTCCGCGCCCTGCTCAACCTGGAGTGGCGCTCCCGGACCGGTGTGGACGTGCAGGGCGCGGCCGCAGCCGATCCGCTCGGGCAGGCCCAGGTGTCCGTGTACGCCACGCTGGTCAACGGCGGCACCGTGGCGGATACGCTACTCGGGCTCTCGGCCCCTGGAGCCCGGGCGGGCAGCCTGCACGAGATGGTGCACGAGGGGGGTGTGATGCGCATGCAGGCCGTGCCCTCCCTGGTGATCCCGGCAGGGGGCCGGCTCACGCTCGCGCCGGGGGCGCTCCACGGCATGCTCGAAGGCGTGTCCGCACCCCCGATCGCAGGCGACACGCTGGACGTCTCCTTCCGACTCGCGCGGGCGGGAGAGGTGGTGGTGCGCGTGCCGGTCCTGCACCCGGCCGATGTCGCGCGCGGTCGATCGGAAGACGGGCAGGGCCCGCACGGCGGGCACTAG
- a CDS encoding substrate-binding domain-containing protein, giving the protein MTDDPLLQADVRRHREASGLSQQALAERAGISRQALGAIEAGRQVPSTAVALRLAHVLGCGVEDLFRLAGAAGLVARLAAGLAPEPRRVTLGRVADRWVAHALEPDGARAADGLAVGAPSPDGTLRVEPLIDPERAAATVLVAGCAPVLGALAGRVQDRYPDTRVAWIPANSEQALALLQDDLVHVAGVHLASEPGAEHAALVRARFPGRALRLVTLAEWRLGLVVPPGNPERLHAVADLLRPGVRVAVREPGAGAAHLLERGLARTGTAARPTASVPAGSHADVAQAVASGAAHAGIAIEAVARARGLGFVPLLEERFDLAVPAALAAEGPVARFLDVLTDRAFRRELEALEGYSSARTGESVLVAPEGSAW; this is encoded by the coding sequence ATGACCGACGATCCCCTCCTCCAGGCCGACGTCCGCCGCCACCGGGAGGCGAGCGGCCTGTCGCAACAGGCCCTGGCCGAGCGGGCCGGGATCAGCCGTCAGGCCCTGGGCGCCATCGAGGCGGGCCGGCAGGTGCCGTCCACCGCCGTGGCCCTGCGATTGGCCCATGTCCTGGGGTGCGGGGTCGAGGACCTCTTCCGTCTGGCCGGAGCGGCCGGGCTGGTGGCGCGGCTGGCCGCCGGCCTGGCCCCCGAGCCCCGGCGGGTGACCCTCGGCCGCGTCGCGGACCGGTGGGTGGCCCACGCGCTCGAGCCCGACGGGGCCCGCGCGGCCGACGGCCTCGCCGTGGGCGCGCCCTCGCCGGACGGCACGCTCCGCGTCGAGCCGCTGATCGATCCGGAACGGGCTGCGGCCACCGTCCTGGTGGCGGGGTGCGCCCCCGTGCTGGGCGCACTGGCGGGCCGGGTCCAGGATCGCTACCCCGACACCCGCGTGGCGTGGATCCCCGCGAACAGCGAGCAGGCCCTGGCCCTGTTGCAGGACGACCTGGTGCACGTGGCGGGGGTGCACCTGGCCTCGGAGCCCGGGGCCGAGCACGCGGCGCTGGTGCGGGCCCGCTTCCCGGGCCGGGCGCTGCGCCTGGTGACGCTGGCCGAGTGGCGCCTGGGTCTCGTCGTCCCTCCGGGGAATCCGGAGCGGCTGCACGCCGTCGCGGATCTGCTCCGACCCGGTGTGCGTGTCGCGGTGCGGGAGCCGGGGGCCGGGGCGGCCCATCTGCTCGAGCGGGGCCTCGCCCGTACGGGCACCGCGGCCCGGCCGACCGCGTCCGTCCCGGCGGGCAGCCACGCCGACGTGGCGCAGGCGGTCGCGTCCGGGGCGGCCCACGCCGGGATCGCCATCGAGGCGGTGGCGCGGGCGCGCGGGCTCGGCTTCGTGCCCCTCCTGGAGGAGCGCTTCGACCTCGCCGTCCCCGCCGCGCTGGCCGCGGAAGGGCCGGTGGCGCGGTTCCTGGACGTGCTGACGGACCGCGCCTTCCGGCGGGAGCTGGAGGCGCTGGAGGGATACTCGTCCGCGCGCACGGGCGAGAGCGTGCTCGTGGCGCCGGAGGGGAGCGCCTGGTGA
- a CDS encoding aminotransferase class V-fold PLP-dependent enzyme encodes MTASLDRRQFARLFALGGSAAFLGHPGLAHAALPVRTSGAGLWEDVRARFLMPPDLTVLNAANLCPSPRSTLERVHALTERLDREPLPSFRAEMHGVKAETRRRVAAHLRVAPESVLLTRNTSEANNWVSTGLDLGPGDEVVLFGDNHPSNHQAWTEKARRFGYTVTIVDPIHPHPGTDRYVEAFARALGPRTRVLAFTHLTNTAGDLMPAAELCALARERGVLSLVDGAQSFGLLDVDLSTLDPDFYSGSAHKWPCGPKETGVLYVNPRVQERFWPSVYSAYTGETGLSRTHEGLGQRDEPALQAFGEQMEFLSGIGQARIEARSRELATALHDALVAIDGVRMWTSPHADRRAAVLTFEPAGLDPRRLTDALEAEGIVCANRTGADRPGIRFSPHFYNSMEDVERAAEAIRRHVRQGL; translated from the coding sequence ATGACCGCTTCGCTCGATCGTCGGCAGTTCGCCCGTCTCTTCGCCCTCGGCGGCTCGGCCGCGTTCCTCGGGCACCCTGGCCTGGCGCACGCCGCCCTGCCCGTCCGGACGTCGGGAGCAGGCCTGTGGGAGGACGTGCGCGCCCGCTTCCTGATGCCACCCGATCTGACGGTGCTGAACGCCGCCAACCTCTGCCCCTCCCCGCGCTCGACGCTCGAGCGCGTGCACGCGCTGACGGAGCGGCTGGACCGGGAACCCCTGCCGAGCTTCCGCGCCGAGATGCACGGCGTGAAGGCCGAGACGCGACGCCGGGTCGCGGCGCACCTGCGTGTCGCGCCGGAGAGCGTCCTCCTCACCCGCAACACGAGTGAGGCCAACAACTGGGTCTCGACCGGACTGGACCTGGGACCGGGGGACGAGGTCGTCCTCTTCGGGGACAACCACCCCAGCAACCACCAGGCGTGGACCGAGAAGGCGCGGCGCTTCGGCTACACCGTCACCATCGTGGACCCGATCCATCCGCACCCCGGCACCGATCGCTACGTGGAAGCCTTCGCGCGCGCGCTGGGGCCGCGCACGCGCGTCCTGGCGTTCACGCATCTCACCAATACGGCCGGCGACCTGATGCCCGCTGCCGAGCTGTGCGCGCTGGCCCGCGAGCGCGGCGTGCTGAGCCTGGTGGACGGTGCACAGTCCTTCGGGTTGCTGGACGTCGATCTGTCGACGTTGGATCCCGACTTCTACTCCGGCAGCGCGCACAAATGGCCGTGCGGCCCGAAGGAGACCGGGGTCCTCTACGTCAACCCGCGCGTGCAGGAGCGCTTCTGGCCCAGCGTCTACAGCGCCTACACCGGCGAGACCGGCCTCTCGCGCACGCACGAAGGGCTCGGTCAACGGGACGAGCCGGCGCTGCAGGCGTTCGGCGAGCAGATGGAGTTCCTGTCCGGGATCGGCCAGGCCCGGATCGAAGCGCGCAGCCGGGAGCTGGCGACCGCGCTCCACGATGCCCTCGTTGCGATCGACGGCGTGCGCATGTGGACGTCACCGCACGCCGATCGGCGGGCCGCGGTGCTCACCTTCGAGCCGGCCGGGCTCGACCCACGGCGCCTCACGGACGCGCTGGAGGCGGAGGGCATCGTGTGCGCGAACCGGACGGGCGCCGACCGGCCCGGGATCCGCTTCTCGCCGCACTTCTACAACTCCATGGAGGACGTGGAACGCGCCGCGGAGGCCATCCGCCGTCACGTCCGCCAGGGGCTCTGA
- a CDS encoding ABC transporter permease, producing MSASPRTPRDVRFGRIGGSGGPVAHLLAVALLGCLILPVVALVLAGSPAALGAGLRDPALGAALLLSLRTTLFSLTVVLVTGTPLAWWLARSSSRARRLLEPWVELPIVLPPAVLGVALLDAFGRGGLFGPALSAAGVQIPFTTAAVVLAQVVVAAPFYVQSAAAAFREVDDDLLMVARTLGASPARAFRSVAVPAALPGLVSGAALCWARAVGEFGATLLFAGSLPGRTRTLPLAIYTALETDLDAARATAVVLALVAVGVLLLLRLSIRVWSRRLGRGGGAAS from the coding sequence GTGAGCGCGAGCCCGCGCACGCCCCGCGACGTCCGGTTCGGCAGGATCGGCGGCTCGGGCGGTCCGGTCGCGCATCTCCTCGCGGTCGCCCTGCTCGGGTGTCTGATCCTGCCCGTGGTGGCGCTCGTGCTGGCGGGCTCACCGGCCGCGCTCGGCGCCGGCTTGCGCGATCCGGCGCTGGGCGCGGCCCTGCTCCTGTCCCTGCGCACCACCCTCTTCAGCCTCACGGTGGTGCTCGTGACCGGCACGCCGCTGGCGTGGTGGCTGGCCCGTTCGTCGTCGCGCGCGCGGCGCCTGCTGGAGCCGTGGGTCGAGCTGCCCATCGTGCTGCCGCCTGCGGTGCTGGGTGTGGCGCTGCTCGACGCCTTCGGGCGGGGCGGCCTCTTCGGGCCCGCGCTCTCCGCCGCCGGCGTGCAGATCCCCTTCACCACGGCCGCGGTGGTGCTCGCCCAGGTGGTGGTGGCCGCGCCGTTCTACGTGCAGTCCGCGGCTGCGGCCTTCCGCGAGGTGGACGACGACCTGCTGATGGTGGCGCGCACCCTGGGCGCCTCTCCCGCGCGCGCGTTCCGCAGTGTGGCCGTGCCGGCCGCGCTGCCGGGGCTGGTGTCGGGCGCCGCGCTGTGCTGGGCGCGCGCCGTGGGGGAGTTCGGCGCCACGCTGCTGTTCGCGGGGAGCCTGCCCGGGCGCACGCGCACGCTGCCGCTCGCCATCTACACCGCCCTGGAGACCGACCTGGACGCCGCCCGCGCCACCGCGGTCGTGCTGGCCCTCGTCGCGGTCGGGGTGCTCCTGCTGCTGCGGCTGTCCATCCGGGTGTGGTCACGGCGGTTGGGGCGGGGGGGAGGGGCGGCGTCGTGA
- a CDS encoding ATP-binding cassette domain-containing protein, which translates to MSTRDPGADGVEGPSGPGWDLRLHGRIGSLTLDVEMVLGSAPTALVGPNGAGKTTLLRILSGARIPVSGHVRVGGHPLFDSAAGIDLPPERRRLGYVPQGYALFPHLSALDNVAFGLHGLARSERRIRARAVLAELDAAHLAERAPATLSGGERQRVALARALATAPDALLLDEPLSALDARSRRETRRFLADYLAARARPALVVTHDLRDVVALGGPVVVLLDGRVAQAGTVAELAARPADDFVAEFFQAPVM; encoded by the coding sequence GTGAGCACGCGTGACCCCGGTGCGGACGGCGTGGAGGGACCCTCCGGGCCGGGCTGGGATCTTCGGCTGCACGGCCGGATCGGTTCGCTGACGCTGGACGTGGAGATGGTGCTGGGGTCGGCGCCCACGGCGCTGGTCGGCCCCAACGGCGCGGGGAAGACGACCCTGCTCCGGATCCTCTCCGGCGCCCGCATCCCCGTGTCGGGGCACGTGCGGGTCGGTGGGCATCCGCTGTTCGACTCCGCCGCCGGCATCGATCTGCCGCCCGAGCGGCGTCGCCTCGGCTACGTCCCGCAGGGCTACGCCCTGTTCCCCCACCTGTCGGCGTTGGACAACGTCGCGTTCGGTCTGCACGGCCTCGCGCGCTCCGAGCGGCGGATCCGCGCGCGCGCCGTGCTCGCGGAGCTCGACGCGGCCCACCTCGCGGAGCGGGCACCGGCGACGCTGTCGGGAGGGGAGCGCCAGCGGGTCGCGCTCGCGCGTGCGCTGGCGACCGCGCCCGACGCGCTGCTGCTGGACGAGCCGCTCTCCGCGCTCGACGCGCGCTCGCGCCGGGAGACGCGGCGCTTCCTGGCGGACTACCTGGCCGCCCGGGCCCGGCCGGCGCTCGTGGTCACGCACGACCTGCGCGATGTCGTGGCCCTCGGCGGTCCCGTCGTGGTGCTCCTCGACGGGCGGGTGGCACAGGCGGGGACCGTGGCCGAGCTGGCGGCGCGTCCCGCGGACGACTTCGTCGCGGAGTTCTTCCAGGCGCCTGTGATGTGA
- a CDS encoding M28 family metallopeptidase, giving the protein MPRSRSRRVPRVPAALVVLTACAPADDGPTSDVALDSPAVDAALAAVRPAAVEGHIRALAADSLLGRAPGTPGYEGASRYVETQLRDLGLAPAGEDGGFRQAVTLRESLVDASASRMTLEREGRSLPLEYGTDYYLSPDPNREDATVTAPVVFAGYGVSAPGFGYDDYEGLDVEGRIVAVLSGAPPSLPSNPRAYYSSGGVKRDEAAARGAVGLISFNAPDDPRFRWDVSVARAQRGGFAWTRGEETSAGESPIQGSATLNSGAVEVLFAGSPVPLDSVLARASASVPQRMELPVTATLTTRTRHRSVESHNLVARLEGSDPDLRDEHVVYVAHIDHFGVGVAVDGDSIYNGAHDNASGSAIVLEIARAFTALPAAPRRSVVFLFVTAEEWGLLGSDYWVRHPTVPQESIVANFSLDMPFLFHPLRDIVPYGADHSTLDDDVRAAAARMGLAIGPDPIPEQVLFIRSDHFSFIRQGIPALFIKSGFETGDERDGSAINAAWRRDVYHTPRDEADQGFDFAAGVSHAQVNFLTGYHVAMRRARPTWKAGDFFGRIFGTPPAS; this is encoded by the coding sequence ATGCCCCGTTCAAGATCGCGCCGCGTCCCGCGGGTCCCCGCCGCGCTCGTCGTCCTCACGGCCTGCGCGCCCGCGGACGACGGTCCGACCTCGGACGTCGCGCTCGATTCGCCCGCGGTGGACGCGGCGCTGGCCGCGGTGCGCCCCGCGGCGGTGGAAGGCCACATCCGCGCGCTGGCGGCCGACAGCCTGCTCGGGCGGGCGCCGGGTACGCCCGGCTACGAAGGGGCCTCGCGCTACGTGGAGACGCAGCTCCGGGACCTGGGACTGGCGCCGGCGGGGGAGGACGGGGGCTTCCGCCAGGCCGTGACGCTGCGTGAGAGCCTGGTGGACGCGTCCGCCAGCCGCATGACGCTGGAGCGCGAGGGCCGCTCGCTCCCGCTGGAGTATGGCACGGACTACTACCTGTCGCCCGACCCCAACCGCGAAGACGCCACCGTGACAGCGCCCGTCGTCTTCGCGGGCTATGGGGTCAGCGCCCCCGGGTTCGGCTATGACGACTACGAAGGGCTGGACGTGGAGGGGAGGATCGTCGCGGTCCTGAGCGGAGCGCCGCCGTCCCTGCCCTCGAATCCGCGCGCCTACTATTCCTCCGGCGGCGTCAAGCGGGACGAAGCCGCCGCACGCGGGGCCGTGGGGTTGATCTCGTTCAACGCGCCCGACGATCCGCGCTTCCGCTGGGACGTCAGCGTGGCTCGCGCACAGCGCGGAGGGTTCGCCTGGACCCGGGGCGAGGAGACCAGCGCCGGCGAGAGCCCCATCCAGGGATCCGCGACCCTGAACAGCGGCGCCGTGGAGGTGCTCTTCGCCGGTTCGCCCGTGCCCCTGGATTCCGTGCTGGCGCGCGCCAGTGCGAGCGTCCCGCAGCGGATGGAGCTCCCGGTCACGGCGACACTGACCACCCGGACGCGCCACCGCAGCGTCGAGAGCCACAACCTGGTGGCGCGCCTGGAAGGGTCCGATCCCGACCTGCGCGACGAGCACGTGGTCTACGTCGCGCACATCGACCATTTCGGCGTCGGGGTCGCCGTCGACGGGGACTCCATCTACAACGGCGCTCACGACAACGCGTCCGGGTCGGCCATCGTGTTGGAGATCGCACGCGCCTTCACCGCGCTGCCCGCAGCGCCGCGCCGCTCCGTCGTCTTCCTCTTCGTCACCGCCGAGGAATGGGGGCTGCTCGGCTCCGACTATTGGGTGCGGCATCCGACGGTCCCACAGGAGAGCATCGTCGCCAACTTCTCGTTGGACATGCCCTTCCTGTTCCATCCTCTGCGCGACATCGTCCCCTACGGTGCCGATCACTCCACGTTGGACGACGACGTCCGCGCTGCGGCGGCGCGGATGGGATTGGCGATCGGACCCGATCCCATCCCGGAGCAGGTGCTCTTCATCCGCAGCGACCACTTCAGCTTCATCCGCCAGGGGATCCCGGCGCTCTTCATCAAGAGCGGGTTCGAGACGGGTGATGAGCGCGACGGCTCCGCCATCAACGCCGCCTGGCGCCGGGACGTGTATCACACGCCGCGGGACGAGGCCGATCAGGGGTTCGACTTCGCGGCGGGGGTGAGCCACGCGCAGGTGAACTTCCTGACGGGGTACCATGTGGCCATGCGGCGCGCACGGCCCACCTGGAAGGCGGGCGACTTCTTCGGTCGGATCTTCGGGACGCCGCCCGCATCCTGA
- a CDS encoding secondary thiamine-phosphate synthase enzyme YjbQ, which yields MVEEISVRTTGQGLHEVTPAIQRVVTDAGCTDGLCTVLIRHTSASLTIQENADPSARHDLERWMERMVPEGQAWFTHTSEGPDDMPSHIRAALTSTTLSIPVLGGRLALGTWQGIYVWEHRRRGSARRLVVHVGP from the coding sequence ATGGTGGAAGAGATCTCGGTCCGCACGACGGGTCAGGGACTGCACGAGGTCACCCCTGCGATCCAGCGCGTGGTGACCGACGCCGGCTGCACGGATGGCCTCTGCACCGTCCTCATCCGGCACACCTCGGCCAGCCTCACGATCCAGGAGAACGCGGATCCGTCCGCGCGGCACGACCTGGAGCGCTGGATGGAGCGCATGGTGCCGGAGGGACAGGCGTGGTTCACGCACACGTCCGAGGGGCCGGACGACATGCCTTCCCACATCCGCGCGGCCCTCACGTCCACCACCCTGTCCATCCCGGTCCTGGGCGGCCGGCTGGCGCTGGGCACCTGGCAAGGGATCTACGTCTGGGAGCATCGGCGTCGCGGCTCGGCACGGCGGTTGGTCGTGCACGTGGGGCCGTAG